Sequence from the Burkholderia sp. GAS332 genome:
TTCATCGTGAAAACTCCTGAGACTGCGTTCGGTGTCCAAAAGGCGCGTTGCCTTAACTGAACAGCCAAGGCTCTCGAGCGCGGCGGGCGCGCTCGTACTCGCGGATGCGGTCGGCCTGGCCGAGCGTCAGCGCGACGTCGTCCAGCCCTTCGAGCAGACGGCGCTTGCGTTCCGGTTCGATCCCGAACGGGATCGCGTCGCCGTCGACGGGCCGGATGGTTTGCGCCTCCAGATCGATCTCGAGTCGCAAACCGGACGGACGGGCGACGAGGTCGAACAGGTTCTGGACAATGCCTTCGTCGAGCCTGATCGGCAGCAACCCATTCTTGAAGCAGTTGCCGTAGAAGATGTCCGCGAAGCTCGGTGCGATCAGCGCGCGAATACCGAAATCCGACAAGGCCCACACCGCATGCTCGCGGCTCGACCCGCAGCCGAAGTTGTCGCGCGTGAGCAGAATCCGGGCGTCCGCGAAGCGTGCCTGGTTGAGGGGGAAGTCCGGATTGCGCTGGCGGCTCGAGATGTCCTGCCCGGGCTCGCCGTGGTCCAGGTAGCGCCATTCATCGAACAGATTGGCGCCGAAGCCGGTGCGCTTCACCGATTTCATGAACTGCTTGGGGATGATCGCATCGGTGTCGACGTTCGCGCGGTCGAGCGGCACCACGAGCGCCTCCAGTCGGGTGAAGGGTTGCATCAGAGACCTCCGCGGGAAATATCGACGAAGTGACCTGCGATGGCAGCGGCTGCGGCCATCGCGGGACTGACGAGGTGGCTGCGGCCGCCGGGGCCCTGGCGGCCTTCGAAGTTCCGGTTGGACGTCGACGCGCATCGTTCGCCCGGGCGCAACCGGTCGTCGTTCATGCCGAGACACATCGAGCAGCCCGGTTCGCGCCATTCGAAGCCCGCCGCCTTGAAGACGGCGTCGAGACCTTCGGCTTCGGCCTGCGCCTTGACGAG
This genomic interval carries:
- a CDS encoding 3-isopropylmalate dehydratase, small subunit, with protein sequence MQPFTRLEALVVPLDRANVDTDAIIPKQFMKSVKRTGFGANLFDEWRYLDHGEPGQDISSRQRNPDFPLNQARFADARILLTRDNFGCGSSREHAVWALSDFGIRALIAPSFADIFYGNCFKNGLLPIRLDEGIVQNLFDLVARPSGLRLEIDLEAQTIRPVDGDAIPFGIEPERKRRLLEGLDDVALTLGQADRIREYERARRAREPWLFS